A genomic stretch from Hemicordylus capensis ecotype Gifberg chromosome 5, rHemCap1.1.pri, whole genome shotgun sequence includes:
- the LRRN3 gene encoding leucine-rich repeat neuronal protein 3, with protein MKDMPLKIHFLLGLIITALVQAVDKKADCPQSCTCEIRPWFTPRSIYMEASTVDCNDVSLSVFPNRLPADTQVLLLQANNIEKIEYSDFPVNLTSLDLSQNNLSTVANIALQKMPHLLSVYLEENKLTELPDKCLSGLNNLQELYINHNLLSTIAPGAFTGLDNLLRLHLNSNSLQLINNKWFEAIPNLEILMIGENPIIRIEDLNFKPLINLRSLVLAGINLTEIPDNALVGLDNLESISFYDNRLVKVPHTALQKATSLKFLDLNKNPINRIQRGDFSSMIHLKELGINNMPELISIDNLAVDNLPDLRKIEATNNPRLSYIHPNAFYRLPRLESLLLNSNALSALYHSTIESLPNLKEISIHSNPIRCDCVIRWINMNKTSIRFMEPESLFCVDPPEFQGQNVRKIHFREMMEICLPLIAPESFPSILNLESGSFISLHCRATAEPEPEVYWITPSGHKLLPNTVSDKYYVHSEGTLDISDITQKESGLYTCIATNLVGADLKSIMINVDGSFPEDNHRSLSIKVQDVRCNSVLLSWSTDSKIVKSAIRWTAFPKDGNSLISQSARIPSHIKVYNFTHLTPATEYTICIDIPTVQMQNSRQCINVTTKGLDPAKTNYEKSNIITFLACFGVLLGFICVVYLFSCISREMNCDAGHSYLRNYLKKQSFSFSELYPPLISLWDTDKEKSTALEVQATVIGVPAKMS; from the coding sequence ATGAAGGACATGCCACTCAAAATTCACTTTTTACTTGGCCTAATTATCACTGCACTTGTACAAGCTGTGGATAAAAAAGCAGACTGCCCACAGTCATGTACGTGTGAGATAAGACCGTGGTTTACTCCAAGATCTATCTACATGGAAGCATCAACAGTAGACTGCAATGATGTCAGCCTTTCTGTTTTCCCAAACAGATTGCCTGCTGACACACAAGTTTTACTTCTACAGGCGAATAACATTGAAAAAATTGAATACTCAGACTTCCCAGTAAATCTTACTAGTTTGGATTTATCTCAGAACAATTTATCCACAGTAGCCAATATTGCACTTCAGAAGATGCCCCACCTTCTCTCTGTGTATCTGGAAGAAAACAAACTTACGGAGTTGCCTGACAAATGTCTCTCTGGACTGAACAATCTCCAAGAGCTCTATATTAACCATAACCTGCTTTCCACAATTGCACCAGGAGCTTTCACAGGCCTTGATAATCTTCTTAGACTTCATCTCAATTCAAATAGTCTGCAACTGATCAACAATAAGTGGTTTGAAGCTATTCCTAATCTTGAGATTCTCATGATTGGAGAAAATCCAATCATCAGAATCGAAGATTTGAACTTTAAGCCCCTTATCAATCTGCGCAGCCTGGTTTTAGCAGGCATAAATCTTACAGAAATACCAGATAATGCCTTGGTTGGCCTTGACAATTTAGAAAGCATCTCTTTTTATGACAACAGATTAGTTAAAGTGCCCCACACAGCTCTTCAAAAGGCTACAAGCCTTAAATTTTTGGATCTAAACAAGAACCCTATTAACAGAATACAAAGAGGGGATTTTAGCAGTATGATACACCTCAAAGAATTGGGAATTAATAACATGCCTGAACTGATTTCTATAGATAACCTGGCAGTTGACAATTTGCCAGACTTGAGAAAAATAGAAGCTACCAACAACCCTAGATTATCATATATACATCCAAATGCATTTTACCGACTTCCCAGGCTGGAATCGCTATTGCTCAATAGCAACGCACTTAGTGCCCTGTACCACAGTACAATTGAGTCTTTGCCTAATCTCAAGGAAATCAGCATACACAGCAACCCAATCCGATGTGACTGTGTCATCCGATGGATTAATATGAATAAAACTAGCATTAGATTCATGGAGCCAGAGTCATTATTTTGTGTAGATCCTCCTGAATTTCAAGGTCAGAATGTGAGGAAGATTCATTTCAGAGAAATGATGGAAATCTGCCTTCCACTGATAGCCCCCGAAAGTTTTCCATCTATCCTGAATTTAGAAAGTGGAAGTTTCATTTCCTTACATTGCAGAGCGACAGCAGAACCAGAACCTGAGGTGTATTGGATAACTCCATCAGGACATAAGCTTTTGCCCAACACTGTTTCTGATAAATACTATGTTCATTCAGAAGGAACATTAGATATCAGCGATATAACACAAAAAGAAAGTGGCCTATATACATGCATAGCAACTAATTTAGTTGGTGCAGATTTAAAATCCATTATGATTAATGTGGATGGCTCTTTTCCTGAAGATAACCATAGATCTTTGTCTATTAAAGTACAAGATGTGCGGTGTAATTCTGTACTACTGTCCTGGTCAACAGATTCTAAAATAGTTAAATCTGCCATTAGATGGACTGCCTTCCCAAAAGATGGAAACTCCCTGATTTCTCAGAGTGCTCGAATTCCATCCCATATAAAGGTCTATAATTTTACACATCTAACCCCAGCAACGGAATATACAATTTGTATAGACATCCCCACTGTCCAAATGCAGAATTCAAGGCAATGCATCAATGTCACCACAAAAGGACTGGATCCGGCAAAGACAAATTACGAGAAAAGCAACATCATCACATTTCTTGCTTGCTTTGGTGTTCTTTTGGGATTCATTTGTGTGGTATATCTCTTCAGTTGCATTTCTCGTGAAATGAACTGTGATGCAGGACACAGCTATTTAAGGAATTACCTGAAGAAACAATCCTTTTCATTCAGTGAGCTTTATCCTCCTTTAATCAGTCTTTGGGATACTGACAaagagaaaagcacagcacttgAGGTCCAAGCAACGGTTATAGGGGTTCCAGCTAAGATGTCCTGA